One Mucilaginibacter ginkgonis genomic region harbors:
- a CDS encoding RagB/SusD family nutrient uptake outer membrane protein, protein MNSKYFKNKKAIAAPMLALLLLAGSCKKFTDLQPNNQFSETSAFSSADRVSLAVTGVYSAMQAGAYTDGTNRGYPFGAANVCQGEARGEDFIAVPSFFLITYQGDYDATTANNTAMWTTLYAGINRANVVIKGVQGAVAAGTISAAVGAAYEGECRFLRALAYHELLIHFAKPYSDDPSALGVPLQLTAVTGSPDVPAASQVQRSTVAQCYTQILADLDFAETNLPAVPAIKITHASKGAAIALKTRIKLHMKDWAGVIAEGAKLGTGTVSATYTSPIGSYALTASPDGPFASVGANYSNPESIFSIENNTNRNSGTNGSISTMFTKAPGRGLMVISPIIYDAPFWTANDLRRTLLTTTDNRYWYTSKYKDPATFTDANPIIRYAEVLLNVAEAYSRTAALSANAFSLLNAVRNRSVTAAADRFASIASFATANDLTQAILNERRIEFLGEGRRWSDIHRLVTDPVFSTGGIPSKPSSANATFATYTIGKPYAGARSVAAIPYTGGAASYKFIWPIPVVETNANPVLAAQQNPGY, encoded by the coding sequence ATGAACAGTAAATACTTTAAAAATAAAAAGGCAATTGCCGCACCTATGCTGGCGTTGCTTCTGTTAGCGGGATCTTGCAAGAAATTTACAGACCTGCAACCAAATAACCAATTCTCTGAAACTTCTGCTTTTTCATCTGCAGACCGTGTGTCTTTGGCTGTAACTGGCGTATACAGTGCCATGCAAGCAGGCGCTTATACAGACGGTACCAACCGTGGTTATCCGTTTGGTGCTGCTAACGTTTGCCAGGGTGAAGCGCGCGGTGAAGACTTTATAGCCGTTCCATCATTTTTCCTGATTACGTATCAAGGAGATTATGATGCAACCACCGCCAACAACACTGCCATGTGGACAACCCTTTATGCCGGTATCAACAGGGCAAACGTTGTGATAAAAGGTGTTCAAGGCGCTGTAGCAGCGGGTACAATCAGTGCTGCCGTAGGTGCTGCTTATGAAGGCGAATGCCGCTTTTTGCGTGCTTTGGCTTACCACGAGTTGTTAATCCATTTCGCGAAGCCATATTCAGATGATCCATCTGCATTGGGTGTTCCTTTGCAATTAACTGCGGTAACCGGTTCACCGGATGTACCGGCGGCATCTCAGGTTCAACGAAGCACTGTGGCTCAATGCTATACGCAAATCTTAGCCGACCTTGATTTCGCTGAGACAAATCTTCCGGCAGTTCCTGCTATCAAGATCACTCACGCTTCAAAGGGCGCAGCTATCGCGTTAAAAACCCGTATAAAACTGCATATGAAAGATTGGGCAGGCGTAATTGCAGAAGGTGCTAAATTGGGTACCGGTACAGTTTCTGCAACTTATACTTCGCCAATAGGTAGCTATGCGTTGACAGCATCTCCTGACGGTCCTTTCGCCAGCGTTGGTGCTAACTACAGCAATCCAGAGTCTATTTTCTCTATCGAAAATAACACTAATCGTAACTCCGGCACAAACGGCTCTATAAGTACCATGTTTACTAAAGCGCCTGGTCGTGGATTGATGGTTATCTCACCAATCATTTATGATGCGCCTTTCTGGACTGCAAATGATTTGCGTCGTACGTTGTTAACTACAACAGATAACCGTTACTGGTATACCAGCAAATACAAAGATCCTGCAACCTTTACAGATGCTAACCCTATCATCCGTTACGCAGAGGTATTGTTAAACGTTGCTGAAGCTTACTCTCGTACTGCTGCCTTGAGCGCTAACGCGTTCTCTCTGTTAAACGCTGTAAGAAACCGTTCAGTTACTGCAGCTGCAGACAGATTTGCATCTATCGCAAGTTTTGCTACAGCTAATGATCTGACTCAAGCTATCTTGAACGAGCGTCGTATTGAGTTTTTGGGTGAAGGCCGCCGTTGGTCTGATATCCACCGCTTAGTTACCGATCCGGTATTCAGCACAGGTGGTATCCCATCTAAACCAAGTTCTGCAAATGCTACCTTTGCGACTTACACAATAGGTAAACCATATGCAGGTGCGCGTAGCGTTGCTGCTATCCCTTATACAGGTGGTGCTGCCAGCTATAAATTTATCTGGCCTATACCGGTTGTTGAAACCAATGCTAACCCTGTGTTAGCGGCTCAACAAAACCCTGGTTATTAA
- a CDS encoding nuclear transport factor 2 family protein: MKTLKIAFIALTLFTTSLTVGAATKEDVSPSGQYKVINTYVDAITRGRLTGFDGVTDNSAKFKVLRNNQIQSFTKDDMISYLKENEGREQQCTIATEVVSSNDDVAVIKVEQKYAGLTRTNYVTLANNGKEWKITDVYSIFK, translated from the coding sequence ATGAAAACATTAAAAATCGCTTTTATAGCATTAACATTATTCACCACAAGTTTAACAGTTGGCGCAGCCACTAAAGAAGATGTAAGCCCATCCGGCCAATACAAAGTAATTAATACTTATGTAGACGCTATTACCCGTGGCCGTTTAACTGGCTTTGACGGTGTAACCGATAACTCTGCAAAATTCAAAGTACTGCGCAATAATCAAATCCAAAGTTTTACTAAGGATGATATGATCTCTTATCTCAAAGAGAACGAAGGGCGTGAACAACAGTGCACAATTGCGACAGAAGTAGTCAGCAGCAACGATGATGTGGCGGTGATAAAGGTTGAACAGAAGTATGCCGGCCTTACCCGCACCAATTATGTCACCTTAGCCAACAATGGCAAAGAGTGGAAGATCACAGATGTGTATAGCATTTTCAAATAA
- a CDS encoding SusC/RagA family TonB-linked outer membrane protein: MKKILLSIFAGILLLSQMAYAQTLTVTGLVTSKDDGQPLPGVTVRIKGTTRGTQTDVNGRYTIVVPSSESTLQFSFVGYDSYEQRADQRGNISLVSNKRSLSEVVVVGYGTQLRKDVTGSVSSIKGSDFTDRAIPSFDKDLAGKATGVQVIQPSGLLGQPTQIRIRGVNSINNGQGPLYVVDGVPVNVGNVGDLSQVTNSNSLADFNPNDIASFEVLKDGAATAIYGSRASNGVILITTKRGRIGAPQFTYDGYFAESKVAKRFNLLNADQFIEVANERLVAAGNAPQAFQTPNPNGGNYNTNWQDYLFRTGIQQNHVVSSSGGSEAGRYYFSLGYSNQNGIIIANSLKRYTFRASLDQRVNKLISVGLTAGATYQDNYGPTIGSNALSGNIFGGIRMLPNVPVYDPNDPTGFYISADRRSLGQGANLIPISDNIPNQLFVSTYNIRRGQTYRLNGNFFVQLDLYKGLKLKSLIGIDNNYLDDFQFNDPRSGDGFGSNGSIFQAYTSSPSYTVQNILTYNTSIAKAHNIDFTAVQELQKSKRQVYTASGTGISDIFFNQGLISNTVTTQNSGGSLVYRSIESYVGRLNYNYKNRYYIGGSIRADKLSNLPIANRTGYFPGVSAAYRVSEEPFFKESALSKVVSDFRLRGSFAVVGNTDIGTFPYLGLYSSSLYGNQNGIGFSQSGNADLRWEKQNKTDVGFDLGLFNNRISVTAAYYKQDSKDLILQAPTPASLGIPGNFIYQNVGAVRNTGFEFQVNADVIRSKDFTWNTTLNFTTQKNVVLSLVNGQTQIINSNNMNIIRVGESINSLYGYQYAGVNAANGNPLYVKANGQIIQGNVTTSTYATYDPANPTSVATAATLSSDDRVLLGKTLPSYFGGFNNTFTYKGFDLNVFLRWSGGNKVYNRTRVDLLNQNFVNNGTEILGRWQSAANPGDGVTPRQWFGKATFINQDAAAYSRFVENGDFLRMDNLAIGYKLPAEIVNKLKVARVRLYASAQNVFVITKYKGLDPEINNNGAGIDYNSNPLARTFTFGVNVGF, translated from the coding sequence ATGAAAAAAATTTTACTTAGTATTTTTGCGGGTATATTGCTGCTTAGCCAGATGGCTTATGCGCAAACCCTCACTGTTACGGGTTTAGTTACCAGTAAAGATGACGGACAACCATTACCGGGTGTAACCGTACGTATTAAAGGAACAACCCGTGGCACTCAAACAGACGTAAACGGACGTTATACGATCGTAGTTCCGTCATCAGAGTCTACGCTTCAATTCTCATTTGTTGGTTATGATAGCTATGAGCAACGTGCAGACCAAAGAGGCAACATTTCTCTTGTATCTAACAAGCGCTCACTATCAGAAGTAGTGGTAGTTGGTTACGGTACCCAGTTACGTAAAGACGTTACCGGTTCTGTATCCAGTATCAAAGGGTCTGATTTTACCGACCGTGCTATACCGTCTTTTGATAAAGACCTTGCGGGTAAAGCAACAGGTGTTCAGGTAATTCAGCCTTCTGGTTTATTAGGCCAGCCTACTCAGATCCGTATCCGTGGTGTTAACTCAATTAACAACGGTCAGGGCCCTCTCTATGTTGTTGATGGTGTGCCTGTTAACGTTGGTAACGTTGGCGACTTAAGCCAGGTTACAAACTCTAACTCATTGGCGGATTTTAACCCGAATGACATTGCGAGCTTTGAAGTATTGAAAGACGGTGCTGCTACCGCGATCTACGGTTCACGTGCATCAAACGGTGTAATCTTGATCACAACTAAAAGAGGCCGCATTGGCGCTCCGCAGTTTACTTACGACGGCTATTTTGCAGAGTCTAAAGTTGCTAAAAGATTCAATCTTTTAAATGCAGATCAGTTTATTGAGGTTGCCAATGAGCGTTTGGTAGCTGCAGGTAACGCGCCTCAGGCTTTCCAAACACCTAATCCAAATGGTGGTAACTACAATACCAACTGGCAAGATTATCTGTTCCGTACAGGTATACAGCAAAACCATGTTGTATCATCTTCGGGCGGTTCAGAAGCCGGCAGGTATTATTTCTCTTTAGGCTATAGCAACCAAAACGGTATCATTATCGCTAACAGCTTAAAACGTTACACTTTTAGGGCAAGCTTAGACCAGCGTGTAAACAAACTGATTTCAGTTGGTTTAACCGCAGGTGCTACTTATCAGGACAATTACGGCCCTACAATTGGTAGTAACGCTTTATCAGGCAACATTTTTGGTGGTATCCGTATGCTTCCTAACGTTCCTGTTTATGACCCTAATGACCCTACAGGTTTTTATATTTCTGCAGACAGAAGGTCATTAGGCCAGGGTGCTAACTTGATCCCAATTTCAGATAACATTCCTAACCAATTATTCGTTTCTACTTACAACATCCGTCGTGGCCAAACTTACAGGCTTAACGGTAACTTCTTTGTACAGTTAGATCTTTATAAAGGTTTAAAATTGAAATCTTTGATTGGTATTGACAACAACTACCTTGACGATTTCCAGTTTAACGATCCTCGTTCTGGTGACGGTTTTGGTAGCAATGGTTCAATTTTCCAGGCTTATACTTCATCCCCAAGCTACACTGTTCAAAACATATTGACTTACAATACAAGCATTGCTAAGGCACATAACATAGACTTCACTGCCGTACAAGAGCTTCAAAAAAGCAAAAGACAAGTGTACACTGCTTCGGGTACCGGTATTTCAGATATTTTCTTTAATCAGGGCCTTATCTCAAATACTGTTACAACCCAGAACTCTGGTGGTAGTTTAGTATATCGCAGCATTGAGTCTTATGTTGGCCGTTTAAACTACAACTACAAAAACAGGTATTATATTGGTGGGTCAATCAGGGCTGACAAGTTATCAAACTTGCCAATTGCAAACCGCACAGGTTATTTCCCTGGCGTATCTGCTGCTTACCGTGTGTCTGAAGAACCTTTCTTTAAGGAATCTGCTTTAAGCAAGGTTGTGTCTGATTTTAGGTTACGCGGATCATTTGCTGTAGTTGGTAATACAGATATTGGTACTTTCCCTTATTTAGGTTTGTATAGCTCATCACTGTACGGTAACCAAAACGGTATTGGTTTTAGCCAGTCAGGCAATGCCGATCTGCGTTGGGAAAAACAAAACAAAACAGATGTTGGCTTCGATTTAGGCTTGTTTAATAACCGCATAAGCGTTACTGCTGCTTATTACAAGCAAGACAGTAAAGACCTTATCCTGCAAGCACCAACACCTGCATCTTTGGGTATACCGGGTAACTTTATATACCAAAACGTTGGTGCTGTTAGAAACACTGGTTTTGAGTTCCAAGTTAATGCTGACGTGATCAGAAGCAAAGATTTTACCTGGAACACCACATTGAATTTCACTACACAGAAAAACGTAGTGTTGTCATTGGTTAATGGCCAAACACAGATCATCAATTCAAACAACATGAATATCATCAGAGTTGGAGAATCGATCAACTCTTTGTATGGCTATCAGTATGCCGGTGTTAATGCTGCAAACGGTAACCCGTTATATGTAAAAGCAAATGGCCAGATCATCCAGGGTAACGTTACAACCAGTACTTACGCTACTTATGATCCGGCAAACCCAACATCGGTAGCTACCGCAGCAACGCTAAGCTCTGATGACCGCGTATTATTAGGTAAAACTTTGCCATCTTACTTTGGCGGTTTTAATAACACCTTTACTTACAAAGGCTTTGATCTTAACGTATTTTTACGTTGGTCTGGCGGTAACAAAGTTTACAACCGTACACGTGTAGATCTTTTGAACCAAAACTTTGTGAATAACGGTACAGAGATCCTTGGTCGCTGGCAAAGTGCTGCCAACCCTGGTGACGGTGTAACACCTCGCCAATGGTTTGGTAAAGCTACATTCATCAACCAGGATGCTGCCGCTTACTCTCGTTTTGTTGAAAATGGCGATTTCTTACGTATGGACAACTTAGCAATTGGTTACAAACTACCTGCCGAGATTGTTAACAAACTAAAAGTTGCCCGTGTTAGATTATATGCTTCTGCACAAAACGTGTTTGTAATCACTAAATACAAAGGTCTTGACCCGGAAATTAACAATAACGGTGCAGGTATAGATTATAACAGTAACCCATTAGCACGTACCTTTACTTTTGGCGTTAACGTAGGCTTTTAA
- a CDS encoding YdeI/OmpD-associated family protein, protein MVKFQTVLQRFAEQGEKTGWTYIVVTSDLANTLKPSNKKSFRVKGFIDDLPIAGVALIPWGDGSFIMAINAVMRKGLHKSAGAMVSVGLETHDDFVIEMPEDMAEAFSYEQPEALDFFNSLPRGHRDYFIKWITSAKTEPTRATRIANTINAASRRIGYSEMIRDIKARK, encoded by the coding sequence ATGGTGAAGTTTCAAACCGTATTACAACGGTTCGCCGAGCAGGGCGAGAAAACGGGCTGGACTTATATTGTTGTTACCTCTGACCTCGCAAACACGTTAAAGCCGAGTAACAAAAAATCTTTCAGAGTAAAGGGCTTTATCGATGACCTGCCCATTGCTGGTGTAGCGCTTATTCCATGGGGCGACGGCAGTTTTATAATGGCCATAAACGCCGTTATGCGCAAAGGCTTACATAAAAGTGCAGGGGCGATGGTATCTGTCGGCCTGGAAACGCACGACGATTTTGTAATTGAAATGCCCGAAGACATGGCCGAGGCCTTTAGCTATGAACAGCCTGAGGCATTAGATTTCTTTAACAGTTTACCACGCGGCCACCGCGATTATTTTATAAAATGGATCACCAGCGCGAAGACAGAACCCACCCGCGCCACCCGTATCGCAAACACTATAAATGCTGCTTCGCGACGCATTGGCTATTCAGAAATGATACGCGATATCAAAGCCAGAAAATAA
- a CDS encoding DNA topoisomerase IV subunit B has protein sequence MAEVKYSEDSIRSLDWKEHIRLRPGMYIGKLGDGSAYDDGVYVLLKEIVDNSIDEFVMGAGRSIDINMSDHKVAVRDYGRGIPLGKVIDCVSKINTGGKYDSNAFQKSVGLNGVGTKAVNALSTSFTVQSYRDGRTKIAEFTKGELLRDEPEKETTQRNGTAINFIPDESIFRHYRFIPEFVENMIWNYVFLNSGLTINFNNQKYFSEQGLYDLLTRNTNVEHLRYPIIHLKGNDIEIAMTHGQQYGEEYYSFVNGQHTTQGGTHQAAFREAVVKTVREFYKKEFDASDVRASIVAAIAIKVQEPVFESQTKTKLGSQNVGPDGPTVRGYINDFVKTELDNYLHKNPAAADALLKRIMQSERERKDIAGIKKLANERAKKASLHNRKLRDCKLHFSDNHERRQDTTLFITEGDSASGSITKSRDVQTQAVFSLKGKPLNCYGLTKKVVYENEEFNLLQHALNIEDGIDGLQYNNIVIATDADVDGMHIRLLMMTFFLQFFPDLVKAGHVSILQTPLFRVRNKKETIYCYSDEERRAAIEKLGNKPEITRFKGLGEISPEEFGLFIGKDIRLDPVILKDANIKGLLEYFMGKNTPTRQQHIVQNLRVEKDDETVNPLIAADEPEIKEVA, from the coding sequence ATGGCAGAAGTAAAGTATAGCGAAGACAGCATCAGATCATTAGATTGGAAAGAGCATATACGCCTGCGCCCGGGTATGTACATCGGGAAACTAGGCGACGGTTCTGCTTATGATGATGGCGTTTATGTATTGCTTAAAGAGATAGTAGACAACTCAATAGATGAGTTTGTGATGGGTGCCGGCCGCTCGATAGATATTAACATGAGCGACCATAAAGTTGCTGTGCGCGATTATGGCCGCGGCATTCCGCTGGGCAAAGTTATAGATTGCGTATCCAAGATCAATACTGGTGGAAAGTATGACAGCAATGCCTTCCAAAAATCTGTAGGGTTGAACGGTGTAGGTACAAAAGCCGTTAACGCACTGTCAACGTCTTTTACGGTCCAATCTTATCGCGATGGACGCACCAAAATTGCCGAATTTACCAAAGGTGAACTATTGCGGGACGAACCGGAGAAAGAGACTACACAACGTAACGGTACTGCCATAAATTTTATTCCCGACGAAAGCATTTTCCGCCATTACCGTTTTATCCCTGAGTTTGTAGAGAATATGATATGGAACTACGTGTTCCTTAACTCGGGATTGACGATCAATTTTAATAATCAGAAATATTTTTCGGAACAGGGGCTTTATGACCTGTTAACCCGTAACACAAATGTTGAGCACCTTCGTTACCCAATTATTCATTTAAAAGGCAATGATATTGAAATAGCCATGACGCACGGCCAGCAGTACGGCGAAGAATATTATTCGTTTGTTAACGGCCAGCATACCACACAAGGTGGCACACACCAGGCCGCCTTCCGCGAAGCGGTGGTAAAAACGGTTCGGGAATTCTACAAAAAAGAATTTGACGCATCAGACGTGCGTGCTTCCATTGTGGCGGCAATTGCCATTAAAGTGCAGGAGCCGGTATTCGAGTCGCAAACCAAAACCAAACTGGGTTCGCAAAACGTAGGGCCTGATGGGCCGACAGTGCGTGGCTATATAAACGATTTCGTAAAAACAGAATTAGACAATTACCTGCATAAAAATCCGGCGGCAGCAGATGCGCTATTAAAACGTATTATGCAGTCTGAGCGCGAGCGAAAGGACATTGCAGGCATCAAAAAATTGGCAAATGAGCGAGCTAAAAAGGCATCGCTTCACAACCGTAAACTGCGCGATTGTAAACTGCATTTTAGCGACAACCACGAACGTCGACAAGATACTACGTTATTTATCACAGAGGGTGACTCGGCCAGCGGATCTATTACCAAATCGCGCGATGTACAAACACAGGCAGTATTTAGTTTAAAAGGAAAGCCGTTGAATTGCTATGGACTGACTAAAAAGGTAGTGTATGAGAACGAAGAGTTTAACCTACTGCAACACGCTTTAAACATCGAAGATGGCATTGATGGCCTCCAATACAACAACATAGTAATTGCTACTGATGCCGATGTTGACGGCATGCACATCCGTTTGCTGATGATGACCTTCTTTTTGCAGTTCTTTCCGGATCTGGTGAAAGCCGGGCACGTATCCATTTTGCAAACCCCATTATTTCGGGTACGTAATAAAAAAGAAACCATTTACTGTTATAGTGATGAGGAACGGCGCGCGGCGATCGAGAAATTGGGTAACAAACCCGAGATCACACGCTTTAAAGGGCTGGGCGAAATATCTCCCGAAGAATTCGGGTTGTTTATCGGCAAGGACATCCGCCTCGACCCGGTGATCCTGAAAGACGCAAATATCAAAGGCCTTTTGGAGTATTTTATGGGTAAGAACACTCCTACCCGTCAGCAGCACATTGTGCAAAATTTAAGAGTGGAAAAAGACGACGAGACAGTAAACCCGCTTATTGCTGCAGATGAGCCCGAAATTAAGGAGGTTGCATAA
- a CDS encoding GDSL-type esterase/lipase family protein, with product MKFKFFLLALAISTLSAKAQTGFPFADELRAYKTADSLHFPKPGSNLFIGSSSIRMWTDIAARFPDKRVLARGVGGSTLEQWVKYYTPFILFPYKPERVFVYAGENDLNDGQTPQQVYNNFVKLYGMVQQQLSGSTIIWMSIKKSPSRAIRYARVDSTNTLVKNFIDTHKDAKYVDVNTVLYDKKTNLPDSSLFKPDLLHLKLEGYDRWQKALKKYVQ from the coding sequence ATGAAATTCAAATTTTTTCTATTAGCACTTGCAATCTCAACACTGAGTGCAAAGGCACAAACAGGTTTCCCGTTTGCAGATGAATTACGCGCTTATAAAACCGCGGATAGTTTGCACTTCCCGAAGCCGGGCAGCAACTTGTTTATTGGTAGCTCTTCGATAAGGATGTGGACAGATATAGCAGCCCGCTTTCCAGACAAAAGAGTGCTGGCCCGTGGCGTAGGCGGTTCTACCTTAGAACAGTGGGTAAAATATTATACCCCTTTTATTTTGTTCCCTTACAAGCCCGAGCGAGTGTTTGTATACGCGGGGGAAAACGATCTTAATGATGGCCAAACACCTCAGCAGGTGTATAATAACTTTGTTAAACTTTACGGTATGGTTCAGCAACAATTGTCGGGCAGTACCATCATCTGGATGTCGATCAAAAAAAGCCCCAGCCGTGCTATCCGTTACGCGCGTGTGGATTCGACTAATACGCTTGTCAAAAACTTTATCGATACCCATAAAGATGCCAAGTATGTCGATGTGAATACGGTGCTTTATGACAAAAAGACCAATTTGCCCGATAGTAGTTTATTTAAACCCGACTTACTGCATTTGAAGCTAGAGGGTTATGACCGTTGGCAAAAAGCATTAAAGAAATATGTACAATAA
- a CDS encoding TerC family protein, translating into MNDLLHTLLGNDIKAGLLVILNLVVIESLLSVDNAAVLATMVVDLPPRQRSRALRYGLLGAYVLRGACLLLASWLVKVWWLKPLGGIYLLYLAFKFFKESEKIEHHENLDKSQNWLYKATVGLLGTFWATVALIELMDLAFSIDNVFAAVAFTDHVFLIYVGVFIGILAMRFVAQAFVRLMEKFTFLETAAFMVIGVLGLKLTASLYTHFYPETDFAKILDSEKTDIFVSVFTVAIFLLPVLSSMLFNFPKRKV; encoded by the coding sequence ATGAATGATCTGCTACATACATTGCTGGGCAACGACATTAAAGCGGGCTTACTGGTTATCCTCAACCTGGTAGTCATCGAGAGCTTGCTGTCTGTAGACAATGCGGCGGTTTTGGCAACCATGGTGGTAGACCTGCCACCGAGGCAGCGGAGCAGAGCACTGCGTTACGGACTTTTAGGCGCTTATGTTTTACGCGGCGCCTGCCTTTTGCTGGCAAGCTGGCTGGTAAAAGTGTGGTGGTTGAAACCTTTAGGCGGTATCTACCTGCTGTATCTTGCTTTTAAGTTCTTTAAGGAGAGTGAAAAAATAGAGCACCACGAAAACCTAGATAAAAGCCAAAATTGGCTATATAAAGCAACAGTAGGCCTACTTGGGACCTTTTGGGCGACCGTAGCGCTGATAGAGTTGATGGATCTGGCCTTTTCTATCGACAATGTGTTTGCCGCTGTTGCTTTTACAGACCACGTTTTTCTTATATATGTGGGCGTCTTTATAGGAATACTGGCAATGCGTTTTGTGGCGCAGGCTTTTGTAAGGCTGATGGAAAAGTTTACCTTTTTAGAGACTGCCGCCTTTATGGTTATTGGCGTTTTAGGTTTAAAACTTACCGCATCGCTCTACACACACTTTTATCCAGAAACAGATTTCGCTAAAATTCTCGACAGCGAAAAGACCGATATCTTCGTCTCGGTATTCACTGTAGCAATATTTCTCTTGCCAGTGTTAAGCTCGATGCTGTTCAACTTTCCTAAGAGAAAGGTGTAA
- a CDS encoding cytidine deaminase → MVPHEIKISFDEFSSVAELNPGDRLICIEAIKALAGSHSPYSKFKVGAALKLQSGRIVYGSNQENVAYPSGLCAERVALFNWGANYSDDPIESIAITAHTDDFKISQPVTPCGSCLQVLAEYEKKQEQKIKIILFIGDGPVWIVNGSESFLPFLFFEERLAQS, encoded by the coding sequence ATGGTTCCACATGAAATAAAGATCAGTTTCGATGAGTTTTCATCCGTAGCTGAATTGAATCCGGGAGATAGGCTCATTTGCATTGAAGCTATTAAAGCGCTGGCCGGATCCCACTCACCTTACTCAAAGTTCAAAGTTGGCGCAGCTTTAAAGTTGCAAAGCGGGCGTATAGTATATGGCAGCAATCAGGAGAATGTTGCTTACCCATCGGGCCTTTGCGCAGAGCGAGTTGCTTTGTTTAATTGGGGCGCTAACTATAGTGATGATCCTATCGAAAGCATTGCCATAACCGCTCACACAGACGATTTTAAAATTAGTCAACCGGTTACACCCTGCGGATCCTGTCTCCAGGTTTTAGCGGAGTATGAAAAAAAGCAGGAGCAAAAGATCAAGATTATCCTATTTATAGGAGACGGCCCCGTTTGGATTGTCAATGGCAGTGAAAGTTTCTTACCTTTTCTTTTCTTTGAAGAAAGATTAGCACAATCATAA